AGGATGTGGAAACGTGCAGGAAGGCAGTTCGTGGGGTACAGTTTGTCTTGCACCAGGCAGCCCTCTGTTCCGTGCCTCGTTCGGTGGAGAATCCTCTGGCGACCAACAGGAGTAACGTGACCGGTACCTTGAACATGCTCTGGGCCTCGAAAGAGGCAGGTGTCGAGCGATTCGTGTGTGCGAGCTCTTCCTCGGTATACGGTGATTCAGAAGTGCTCCCAAAGGTGGAGACCATGACTCCGGCACCGGGCTCCCCCTATGCCGTCTCGAAACTCGTCAAGGAGCATTACTGCAGGGTGTTTCACCGGCTCTACGGGGTGGAGACCGTGGCTCTTCGATACTTCAACGTGTATGGAAGCCGCCAGGATGCGGGTTCGGCCTATGCCGCAGTGATTCCGGCATTCCTCAGGGCCGTAATGGGAGGGCAAAGGGCGAAGATATACGGAGACGGGGAACAGTCGAGGGACTTTACCTATGTCAGGGACTGTGTCCGGGCCAATCTCTTGGCCTGTCAGGCCCCGGGGGTTGCGGGAGAGGTCTTCAACGTGGCAGCAGGGAGAAGAGTCACCATCAACGAGTTGTATCGCCGTATTGCTCGCCTTATCCAGACGGAGAACGGCCCTGTACATGAGGCCCCCCGACCGGGGGATGTCCGCCACTCACTGGCGGATATCAACAAGGCGAGAGAGCGGCTCGGTTACGAACCGAGATACACTCTGGATCAGGGACTCAGCGAGGCCGTGGAGTGGTACAGACAGCATCTTTGTTAAGACAACAAGCGGCCGATCGAAAACGACTCTGGGTTCAAGACTGCGGAGTTTCCGGGGTGCCCCCTGTTGCATAGCAGAACGTTGCCGGCAGGGTTGTCATTGTCTCAGGCCGGCGGGTGGAAGTTGGGAGGTCGGCCCGGGGGAGGCTCAGAACGGGTGGGAAAGCCCGTTCAGAGAGGAGGAAGGTTTTTCCGGGAACGACCGGTTGAGGTCTTTTGGAAGGAGGTTTGATAGATGGCGACGACCGATCTTGAGGATCTGTTGAAGGAAGCTGAGAATCGGCTTTCGGAGTTGCGAGGGCATCTTTGACATCCCGGGGAAGAAACAGAGGATTCAAGAACTGGACAGAACAATAGCCCGTCCCGACTTCTGGAGTGACGCCGAGGCAGCCCAGGCCGTCCACAAGGAGAGGACCGCCCTTCTGAAAGTGGTCGAAGAGTGGGAAGCTCTCGCCGAAGAACTTGAGGAAGTCAAGATTCTTCTGGAACTGGCCCTCGAGGAGGATGACAGCGAAGCGATCGGAGAAGTGGACGAACGGCTGACAGGCCTGAGGAAGAAGCTGCGCGGCTTTGAACTGCAATGGATGCTCGGCAAGGAGGGAGAGAGCCGCAATGCGATCGTCAGTATCAACTCTGGAGCAGGCGGCACCGAGGCTCAGGATTGGGCCGAGATGCTTCTGCGGCTCTATCTCAGATGGGCGGAAAGACGGGGTTTCAAGACCGAAATTGTCGATATTCTGCCGGGAGAAGAGGCAGGGATAAAGAACGTCACCTTCACGGTCACCGGCCCTTACGCGTACCAGCTGTTGAAGTCGGAGGTGGGGATACACCGTCTGGTGAGGATCTCGCCGTTTGATACGGGAAGAAGGCGGCATACCTCCTTTGCGTCCGTTTTTGTCTACCCCGAAGCTTCCGACGATATCACCATCGAGATAGACGAGAAGGATCTGAGAGTCGACACGTTCAGGTCGAGCGGTGCAGGGGGGCAACACGTCAACAAGACGGATTCGGCCGTCCGTATCACCCATCTGCCCACCGGAATCGTGGTCCAGTGCCAGAACGAGAGGTCTCAGCACAAGAACAAGGCTACGGCTATGAAGATCCTACGGGCGAGATTGTACGAGAGGGAGCTGCAGGAGAAGGCGCAGAAGATGGAGGAGATCCACAGCAGCAAGGACGAGATCGCCTGGGGACACCAGATCCGGTCCTACATCCTTCACCCGTACAGAATGGTCAAGGACCATCGGACTCAGGTCGTGATCGGGGATACCGACCGGGTTCTGGATGGGGACCTGGACGAGCTGATCGAGGCCTACCTGCTGAAGCGGCTGTCGACCGGGCGAGGAGAAGGGGCTTGACTTTTGACCGGATAGAATCTAATATTTTTTTCAAACTTTATAGTCAGTTAAGGGGTTATGGTTGAGAGTGAATTTGAAAGGTTGGGCAAGACGGTCGCGGCGATGGTGGAACGTTTCTCCAAGCTGAAAGAAGAGAGAAACGAGCTCGCGGCTAGGCTCGAACGGAGTGAGAGAACTGTGGTCGATCTCATGAAACGGATCGAAGACCTCAGTAACCAGAAGAAGCAGGCCAAAGGGAGGGTTGACGGACTCATATCTCGGCTGGAAAAGTTCAACCTTTGAGCACGGGGAAAGACATTGGCAAGGCTAGTGGAAGTGACCATTGCTAACGGCCATTACACGATAAGGACCGATGCTGAGGAGAGTTACATCCAATCCATTGCCCGATATGTGAACAGCAAGATCGAAGAGATTCAAAAGGGGACAAAGAGTGTTTCGACCCTGAATGTAATTATTCTGGCTGCCCTCAACACGGCAGACGACCTGTTCCGTGAAAGGGATAAGAATCGCAAGTCTATGGAAGAAATAGAGAATCGATCAAGGCATCTGATTGAGATGATCGAGAAACAGATGTAGCCCATTTTTCTGCTACAGGGAGGACTATACGAGCTGCACCCATGGAGTGTTCCGGCGGGAAGCGGTTGTCTGGGTGGATG
The window above is part of the Deltaproteobacteria bacterium genome. Proteins encoded here:
- a CDS encoding SDR family oxidoreductase, whose amino-acid sequence is MALYLVTGGAGFIGSHLVEELVGRKEEVRVLDDFSTGKRENIEEWLDRIELIEGSVEDVETCRKAVRGVQFVLHQAALCSVPRSVENPLATNRSNVTGTLNMLWASKEAGVERFVCASSSSVYGDSEVLPKVETMTPAPGSPYAVSKLVKEHYCRVFHRLYGVETVALRYFNVYGSRQDAGSAYAAVIPAFLRAVMGGQRAKIYGDGEQSRDFTYVRDCVRANLLACQAPGVAGEVFNVAAGRRVTINELYRRIARLIQTENGPVHEAPRPGDVRHSLADINKARERLGYEPRYTLDQGLSEAVEWYRQHLC
- the prfB gene encoding peptide chain release factor 2 — protein: MRIGFRSCEGIFDIPGKKQRIQELDRTIARPDFWSDAEAAQAVHKERTALLKVVEEWEALAEELEEVKILLELALEEDDSEAIGEVDERLTGLRKKLRGFELQWMLGKEGESRNAIVSINSGAGGTEAQDWAEMLLRLYLRWAERRGFKTEIVDILPGEEAGIKNVTFTVTGPYAYQLLKSEVGIHRLVRISPFDTGRRRHTSFASVFVYPEASDDITIEIDEKDLRVDTFRSSGAGGQHVNKTDSAVRITHLPTGIVVQCQNERSQHKNKATAMKILRARLYERELQEKAQKMEEIHSSKDEIAWGHQIRSYILHPYRMVKDHRTQVVIGDTDRVLDGDLDELIEAYLLKRLSTGRGEGA
- a CDS encoding cell division protein ZapA, encoding MARLVEVTIANGHYTIRTDAEESYIQSIARYVNSKIEEIQKGTKSVSTLNVIILAALNTADDLFRERDKNRKSMEEIENRSRHLIEMIEKQM